From one Dasypus novemcinctus isolate mDasNov1 chromosome 28, mDasNov1.1.hap2, whole genome shotgun sequence genomic stretch:
- the FRMD1 gene encoding FERM domain-containing protein 1 isoform X2: MSIRDAHFFGLSVVRSNEYIFMDLDQKLSKYFLKDWKKEMCKGDEKSSAPFVAFLGVQYYVENGRVISDKTARHLYYCHLKEKVLRSECVHKEESYFLLAAYSLQADLGDFREAAHVGKYFEPHSYFPQWIVTKRGSDYILRHVPAMHREQRGLSPREAALRFIREACRLEDVPIHFFKLQKDKKADRPTVVLGLTLKGLHIYEVVNRARQLLYDFPWSRVGKLAFLGKKFEIQPNGLPSARKLVYYTGSPFRSRHLLHLLSASHRLYLHVQPALQRLRQLEEAEEKKRYRESYISDALELDLGPADQQSGGSNSGQCCPRALSRCSSSAHTVGTEADSWRPVPVEMSVDGPFRSEAAPGQEQPGSSGIDGTGGVEWATPGQGDASPHEPLAVVKITLVKMRGQSDEDLHQLREARAWEAAEQHSQSLDDVRLRRPRGPALASPAAHSYTFGCALEDSLAACGRADPGQGRSALHGKRSTNCLSLDLLGGDQLPEFVV, encoded by the exons GCAATGAGTATATATTTATGGACTTGGATCAAAAGCTCAGCAAATACTTCTTAAAGGACTGGAAGAAAGAGATGTGTAAA GGAGATGAGAAGTCCAGTGCTCCTTTCGTTGCCTTCCTCGGAGTGCAGTACTATGTGGAGAATGGAAGGGTTATAAG CGACAAGACGGCGCGGCACCTGTACTACTGCCACCTCAAGGAGAAGGTGCTGCGCTCGGAGTGCGTCCACAAGGAGGagagctacttcctgctggccgcCTACAGCCTGCAGGCCGACCTGGGTGACTTCCGGGAGGCCGCCCACGTGGGGAAGTACTTCGAGCCACACTCCTATTTCCCGCAGTGG ATCGTCACCAAGAGGGGCAGTGACTACATCCTGAGGCACGTGCCGGCCATGCACCGCGAGCAGCGCGGCCTGAGCCCCCGGGAGGCCGCGCTGCGGTTCATCAGGGAGGCCTGCCGGCTGGAGGACGTGCCCATCCACTTCTTCAAGCTACAGAAG GATAAGAAGGCGGATCGCCCGACTGTCGTGCTGGGACTCACCCTCAAAGGGTTGCACATCTATGAG GTGGTGAACCGTGCCCGGCAGCTGCTCTACGACTTCCCCTGGTCCCGCGTGGGGAAACTGGCCTTTCTG GGCAAGAAGTTCGAGATCCAGCCCAACGGCTTGCCCTCTGCCCGGAAGCTGGTTTACTACACGGGCAGCCCGTTCCGGTCGCGCCACCTGCTGCACCTGCTCAGCGCCAGCCATCGGCTCTACCTCCACGTCCAGCCCGCGCTCCAGCGGCTCCGGCAGCTGGAGGAGGCGgaag AGAAGAAGCGCTACCGTGAGTCCTACATCAGCGACGCGCTGGAGCTGGACTTGGGCCCGGCCGACCAGCAGTCCGGGGGCAGCAACAGCGGCCAGTGCTGCCCCCGCGCGCTCTCCCGCTGCTCCAGCAGCGCCCACACAGTGGGCACCGAGGCTGACTCATGGCGCCCCGTGCCCGTGGAGATGTCTGTGGACGGGCCCTTCCGGTCGGAGGCGGCCCCCGGCCAGGAGCAGCCGGGCAGCTCCGGCATCGACGGCACAGGCGGGGTCGAGTGGGCCACCCCGGGCCAGGGCGACG CCTCCCCCCACGAGCCCCTGGCAGTGGTCAAAATCACGCTGGTCAAGATGCGGGGCCAGAGCGACGAGGACCTGCACCAG CTGCGCGAGGCCAGAGCCTGGGAGGCCGCCGAGCAGCACAGCCAAAGCCTGGACGACGTGCGGCTCCGCCGGCCCCGCGGGCCCGCGCTGGCCTCGCCCGCCGCCCACAGCTACACCTTCGGCTGCGCCCTGGAGGACAGCCTGGCGGCGTGTGGCCGCGCCGACCCCGGCCAGGGCAGGTCTGCCCTCCACGGAAAGAGGTCCACGAACTGCCTCTCCCTGGACCTCCTGGGGGGGGACCAACTCCCCGAGTTCGTGGTGTAG
- the FRMD1 gene encoding FERM domain-containing protein 1 isoform X1 produces MSAEHRTVVVLLPDRRRLRLAVGVKATGRQLFQQVCDLMSIRDAHFFGLSVVRSNEYIFMDLDQKLSKYFLKDWKKEMCKGDEKSSAPFVAFLGVQYYVENGRVISDKTARHLYYCHLKEKVLRSECVHKEESYFLLAAYSLQADLGDFREAAHVGKYFEPHSYFPQWIVTKRGSDYILRHVPAMHREQRGLSPREAALRFIREACRLEDVPIHFFKLQKDKKADRPTVVLGLTLKGLHIYEVVNRARQLLYDFPWSRVGKLAFLGKKFEIQPNGLPSARKLVYYTGSPFRSRHLLHLLSASHRLYLHVQPALQRLRQLEEAEEKKRYRESYISDALELDLGPADQQSGGSNSGQCCPRALSRCSSSAHTVGTEADSWRPVPVEMSVDGPFRSEAAPGQEQPGSSGIDGTGGVEWATPGQGDASPHEPLAVVKITLVKMRGQSDEDLHQLREARAWEAAEQHSQSLDDVRLRRPRGPALASPAAHSYTFGCALEDSLAACGRADPGQGRSALHGKRSTNCLSLDLLGGDQLPEFVV; encoded by the exons GCAATGAGTATATATTTATGGACTTGGATCAAAAGCTCAGCAAATACTTCTTAAAGGACTGGAAGAAAGAGATGTGTAAA GGAGATGAGAAGTCCAGTGCTCCTTTCGTTGCCTTCCTCGGAGTGCAGTACTATGTGGAGAATGGAAGGGTTATAAG CGACAAGACGGCGCGGCACCTGTACTACTGCCACCTCAAGGAGAAGGTGCTGCGCTCGGAGTGCGTCCACAAGGAGGagagctacttcctgctggccgcCTACAGCCTGCAGGCCGACCTGGGTGACTTCCGGGAGGCCGCCCACGTGGGGAAGTACTTCGAGCCACACTCCTATTTCCCGCAGTGG ATCGTCACCAAGAGGGGCAGTGACTACATCCTGAGGCACGTGCCGGCCATGCACCGCGAGCAGCGCGGCCTGAGCCCCCGGGAGGCCGCGCTGCGGTTCATCAGGGAGGCCTGCCGGCTGGAGGACGTGCCCATCCACTTCTTCAAGCTACAGAAG GATAAGAAGGCGGATCGCCCGACTGTCGTGCTGGGACTCACCCTCAAAGGGTTGCACATCTATGAG GTGGTGAACCGTGCCCGGCAGCTGCTCTACGACTTCCCCTGGTCCCGCGTGGGGAAACTGGCCTTTCTG GGCAAGAAGTTCGAGATCCAGCCCAACGGCTTGCCCTCTGCCCGGAAGCTGGTTTACTACACGGGCAGCCCGTTCCGGTCGCGCCACCTGCTGCACCTGCTCAGCGCCAGCCATCGGCTCTACCTCCACGTCCAGCCCGCGCTCCAGCGGCTCCGGCAGCTGGAGGAGGCGgaag AGAAGAAGCGCTACCGTGAGTCCTACATCAGCGACGCGCTGGAGCTGGACTTGGGCCCGGCCGACCAGCAGTCCGGGGGCAGCAACAGCGGCCAGTGCTGCCCCCGCGCGCTCTCCCGCTGCTCCAGCAGCGCCCACACAGTGGGCACCGAGGCTGACTCATGGCGCCCCGTGCCCGTGGAGATGTCTGTGGACGGGCCCTTCCGGTCGGAGGCGGCCCCCGGCCAGGAGCAGCCGGGCAGCTCCGGCATCGACGGCACAGGCGGGGTCGAGTGGGCCACCCCGGGCCAGGGCGACG CCTCCCCCCACGAGCCCCTGGCAGTGGTCAAAATCACGCTGGTCAAGATGCGGGGCCAGAGCGACGAGGACCTGCACCAG CTGCGCGAGGCCAGAGCCTGGGAGGCCGCCGAGCAGCACAGCCAAAGCCTGGACGACGTGCGGCTCCGCCGGCCCCGCGGGCCCGCGCTGGCCTCGCCCGCCGCCCACAGCTACACCTTCGGCTGCGCCCTGGAGGACAGCCTGGCGGCGTGTGGCCGCGCCGACCCCGGCCAGGGCAGGTCTGCCCTCCACGGAAAGAGGTCCACGAACTGCCTCTCCCTGGACCTCCTGGGGGGGGACCAACTCCCCGAGTTCGTGGTGTAG
- the FRMD1 gene encoding FERM domain-containing protein 1 isoform X3, translating into MISGNEYIFMDLDQKLSKYFLKDWKKEMCKGDEKSSAPFVAFLGVQYYVENGRVISDKTARHLYYCHLKEKVLRSECVHKEESYFLLAAYSLQADLGDFREAAHVGKYFEPHSYFPQWIVTKRGSDYILRHVPAMHREQRGLSPREAALRFIREACRLEDVPIHFFKLQKDKKADRPTVVLGLTLKGLHIYEVVNRARQLLYDFPWSRVGKLAFLGKKFEIQPNGLPSARKLVYYTGSPFRSRHLLHLLSASHRLYLHVQPALQRLRQLEEAEEKKRYRESYISDALELDLGPADQQSGGSNSGQCCPRALSRCSSSAHTVGTEADSWRPVPVEMSVDGPFRSEAAPGQEQPGSSGIDGTGGVEWATPGQGDASPHEPLAVVKITLVKMRGQSDEDLHQLREARAWEAAEQHSQSLDDVRLRRPRGPALASPAAHSYTFGCALEDSLAACGRADPGQGRSALHGKRSTNCLSLDLLGGDQLPEFVV; encoded by the exons GCAATGAGTATATATTTATGGACTTGGATCAAAAGCTCAGCAAATACTTCTTAAAGGACTGGAAGAAAGAGATGTGTAAA GGAGATGAGAAGTCCAGTGCTCCTTTCGTTGCCTTCCTCGGAGTGCAGTACTATGTGGAGAATGGAAGGGTTATAAG CGACAAGACGGCGCGGCACCTGTACTACTGCCACCTCAAGGAGAAGGTGCTGCGCTCGGAGTGCGTCCACAAGGAGGagagctacttcctgctggccgcCTACAGCCTGCAGGCCGACCTGGGTGACTTCCGGGAGGCCGCCCACGTGGGGAAGTACTTCGAGCCACACTCCTATTTCCCGCAGTGG ATCGTCACCAAGAGGGGCAGTGACTACATCCTGAGGCACGTGCCGGCCATGCACCGCGAGCAGCGCGGCCTGAGCCCCCGGGAGGCCGCGCTGCGGTTCATCAGGGAGGCCTGCCGGCTGGAGGACGTGCCCATCCACTTCTTCAAGCTACAGAAG GATAAGAAGGCGGATCGCCCGACTGTCGTGCTGGGACTCACCCTCAAAGGGTTGCACATCTATGAG GTGGTGAACCGTGCCCGGCAGCTGCTCTACGACTTCCCCTGGTCCCGCGTGGGGAAACTGGCCTTTCTG GGCAAGAAGTTCGAGATCCAGCCCAACGGCTTGCCCTCTGCCCGGAAGCTGGTTTACTACACGGGCAGCCCGTTCCGGTCGCGCCACCTGCTGCACCTGCTCAGCGCCAGCCATCGGCTCTACCTCCACGTCCAGCCCGCGCTCCAGCGGCTCCGGCAGCTGGAGGAGGCGgaag AGAAGAAGCGCTACCGTGAGTCCTACATCAGCGACGCGCTGGAGCTGGACTTGGGCCCGGCCGACCAGCAGTCCGGGGGCAGCAACAGCGGCCAGTGCTGCCCCCGCGCGCTCTCCCGCTGCTCCAGCAGCGCCCACACAGTGGGCACCGAGGCTGACTCATGGCGCCCCGTGCCCGTGGAGATGTCTGTGGACGGGCCCTTCCGGTCGGAGGCGGCCCCCGGCCAGGAGCAGCCGGGCAGCTCCGGCATCGACGGCACAGGCGGGGTCGAGTGGGCCACCCCGGGCCAGGGCGACG CCTCCCCCCACGAGCCCCTGGCAGTGGTCAAAATCACGCTGGTCAAGATGCGGGGCCAGAGCGACGAGGACCTGCACCAG CTGCGCGAGGCCAGAGCCTGGGAGGCCGCCGAGCAGCACAGCCAAAGCCTGGACGACGTGCGGCTCCGCCGGCCCCGCGGGCCCGCGCTGGCCTCGCCCGCCGCCCACAGCTACACCTTCGGCTGCGCCCTGGAGGACAGCCTGGCGGCGTGTGGCCGCGCCGACCCCGGCCAGGGCAGGTCTGCCCTCCACGGAAAGAGGTCCACGAACTGCCTCTCCCTGGACCTCCTGGGGGGGGACCAACTCCCCGAGTTCGTGGTGTAG